One window of the Streptomyces sp. ITFR-21 genome contains the following:
- a CDS encoding PP2C family protein-serine/threonine phosphatase has translation MAKRSAREDLRFRWSRGLHRARLAVRKSAVDYFRGDASDWTGLSVLLLTIPALALTTVATPVWCPPNSLVLPILAGGLLLRPSSLLLVYAGSAVALVCESAVLGPYREGPARVTPGTVLVVTAVALAGLIIAQFRARVGVPWRRGHTMLFDLRERIRVQSRLPRLPGGWHAEMALRPAGGQSFSGDFVVATRSSGGRVLEAVLTDVSGKGMDAASRSLLLSGAFGGLLGSLPPHAFLTAANGYLLRQNWDEGFATSVHLVLDLESGDYELLSAGHLPGVQLHAGSGRWEEKAAEGPLLGVYDGAVFEGVKGRLRAGDVLLLFTDGLVEAPDRDITEGMDRLIGEADRYVATGFHGSAWRLIEAVAKDVNDDRALLVVCRD, from the coding sequence ATGGCAAAGCGTTCGGCAAGGGAAGATCTGCGGTTCCGGTGGAGCAGAGGGCTGCACCGGGCCCGGCTCGCCGTGCGCAAGTCCGCCGTCGACTACTTCCGCGGCGACGCCTCGGACTGGACCGGCCTGTCGGTGCTGCTGCTCACCATCCCGGCACTGGCCCTCACCACGGTGGCCACCCCGGTGTGGTGCCCGCCCAACTCCCTGGTGCTGCCGATCCTGGCCGGCGGGCTGCTGCTGCGCCCGTCCAGCCTGCTGCTGGTCTACGCGGGTTCCGCGGTCGCGCTGGTCTGCGAGTCCGCGGTGCTCGGCCCGTACCGGGAGGGCCCGGCCCGGGTCACGCCCGGCACCGTACTGGTGGTCACCGCGGTGGCGCTGGCCGGTCTGATCATCGCCCAGTTCCGGGCCCGGGTCGGGGTGCCCTGGCGGCGCGGCCACACCATGCTGTTCGACCTGCGCGAACGCATCAGGGTGCAGAGCAGGCTGCCGCGGCTGCCCGGCGGCTGGCACGCGGAGATGGCGCTGCGCCCGGCCGGCGGCCAGTCCTTCTCCGGCGACTTCGTGGTGGCCACCCGCAGCTCCGGCGGCCGGGTGCTGGAGGCGGTGCTCACCGACGTCTCCGGTAAGGGCATGGACGCCGCGTCCCGCTCGCTGCTGCTGTCCGGCGCCTTCGGCGGCCTGCTCGGCTCGCTGCCGCCGCACGCCTTCCTCACCGCCGCCAACGGCTACCTGCTGCGGCAGAACTGGGACGAGGGCTTCGCCACGTCGGTGCATCTGGTGCTGGACCTGGAGAGCGGCGACTACGAGCTGCTGTCCGCCGGACACCTGCCGGGGGTCCAACTCCACGCCGGCAGCGGCCGATGGGAGGAGAAGGCCGCGGAGGGCCCGCTGCTCGGGGTCTACGACGGCGCCGTGTTCGAGGGCGTCAAAGGGCGGTTGCGGGCCGGAGACGTCCTTCTGCTGTTCACCGACGGCCTGGTGGAGGCCCCGGACCGGGACATCACCGAGGGCATGGACCGGCTGATCGGCGAGGCGGACCGCTACGTGGCCACCGGATTCCACGGCTCCGCCTGGCGGTTGATCGAGGCGGTCGCCAAGGACGTCAACGACGACCGGGCGTTGCTCGTGGTGTGCCGCGACTGA
- a CDS encoding GNAT family N-acetyltransferase — MTTEVRQLLPEQWDTMFDRLERAFGGPADSPEDRAQWRRVTEYERTLTVWDGADMIGTAGAFSFRMTVPGGALLAVPGVTMVSVQPTHRRRGVLTALMRTQLDDFRERGEAVAVLTASEPAIYGRFGYGVATKQLHGTIDTTRVSFAVPAGAERVRFRLLAAHEGRAACEEVYARLVAGRPGMLARQPGWETRPTLDPPSGRDGAGPLHCLLAEVDGEVRGYARYAVTGEWSLAGADETVRLRDVEALDPVVYAALWDFLAAIDLTSKIAFHNRPADDPVQHLVSDVRRCGLGYRDGLHLRLVDVGAALAARAYSAPVDVVLAVEDAFCPWNSGNWRLTADAKGASCERTGDRAELALPVRELGAAYLGGFGLSPMAGAGLVRELRPGALAEASTAFRTDPEPWLPHGF; from the coding sequence ATGACGACCGAAGTGCGGCAATTGCTGCCGGAGCAGTGGGACACGATGTTCGACCGGCTGGAGCGGGCCTTCGGCGGCCCGGCCGACTCCCCGGAGGACCGGGCGCAGTGGCGCCGGGTCACCGAGTACGAGCGGACACTGACCGTCTGGGACGGCGCGGACATGATCGGTACCGCGGGTGCCTTCTCGTTCCGGATGACGGTGCCCGGGGGGGCGCTGCTGGCGGTGCCCGGCGTCACCATGGTCAGCGTGCAGCCGACCCACCGCCGCCGCGGGGTGCTGACCGCGCTGATGCGGACCCAGCTGGACGACTTCCGGGAGCGCGGCGAGGCGGTGGCGGTGCTGACCGCCTCCGAGCCCGCGATCTACGGCCGGTTCGGCTACGGCGTCGCCACCAAGCAGCTGCACGGCACGATCGACACCACCCGGGTGTCGTTCGCGGTGCCGGCGGGCGCCGAGCGGGTGCGGTTCCGGCTGCTGGCCGCCCACGAAGGCCGCGCGGCCTGCGAGGAGGTGTACGCCCGGCTCGTCGCGGGCCGGCCGGGGATGCTGGCCCGGCAGCCCGGCTGGGAGACCCGCCCGACGCTGGACCCGCCGAGCGGCCGGGACGGCGCGGGGCCGCTGCACTGCCTGCTGGCCGAGGTGGACGGCGAGGTGCGGGGTTACGCACGCTACGCGGTGACCGGCGAGTGGAGTCTCGCGGGCGCCGACGAGACGGTCAGGCTGCGCGACGTCGAGGCACTCGACCCGGTGGTGTACGCGGCGCTGTGGGACTTCCTGGCCGCCATCGACCTCACGTCGAAGATCGCCTTCCACAACCGCCCGGCCGACGACCCGGTGCAGCACCTGGTCTCCGACGTGCGCCGCTGCGGGCTCGGCTACCGCGACGGTCTGCACCTGCGGCTGGTGGACGTCGGCGCGGCGCTGGCGGCCCGCGCCTACAGCGCGCCGGTGGACGTGGTGCTGGCGGTCGAGGACGCCTTCTGCCCCTGGAACAGCGGGAACTGGCGGCTGACCGCCGACGCCAAGGGCGCGAGCTGCGAGCGGACCGGGGACCGGGCGGAACTGGCGCTGCCGGTCAGGGAGCTGGGCGCGGCCTACCTCGGCGGCTTCGGCCTGT